A region from the Cryptosporangium arvum DSM 44712 genome encodes:
- a CDS encoding PLP-dependent aminotransferase family protein, translated as MTALDASEVCRLLGGWTTGSATLTDDLVAALVELIDAGLVPAGALLPPQRRLATALLVSRGTVTSAYESLEARGYLATNRGSGSRVRSARGQLHGRPSGRLFSFTSAPGDVIDLSTGALPASPIAADVLARPRTELTAYLATDGYFPAGLPVLRQAIADQYTRDGLPTRSQQILVTSGAQQATWLAVTSLAGSGDLVLTEEPTYRGALEVLRSTDARAEGIPLAGGGLDVEQVRHALSRKPQALFCQTAIHNPTGRSMKDGSRTELATLINDAGLTTIEDTCSADLTLAGPPVARTLAGLVDPELLVTVGSTSKLFWGGVRIGWIRASETRIHGLVELRKAVDLASSVADQLVAVELIARTDLARHQRRTMLTEALAATEAELRCAYPDWHWNPIDGGSGLWVDTGQDAVALAERGKRAGVRVAAGPGFSTYDGQRTFLRLPVWHEPTMLRAGLTALSS; from the coding sequence ATGACGGCACTGGACGCGAGTGAGGTCTGCCGTCTGCTCGGTGGCTGGACGACCGGCTCGGCCACCCTCACCGACGACCTGGTCGCCGCACTCGTCGAGCTGATCGACGCCGGGTTGGTGCCCGCCGGAGCCCTGCTCCCGCCCCAACGGCGCCTCGCCACCGCGCTCCTGGTTTCCCGTGGAACGGTGACGTCCGCCTACGAGTCCCTGGAAGCCCGCGGTTACCTGGCCACGAACCGTGGCTCGGGATCCCGGGTGCGGTCGGCCCGCGGCCAGTTGCACGGCCGTCCGAGCGGCCGGCTCTTCTCGTTCACCAGTGCGCCGGGCGACGTCATCGACCTGTCGACAGGTGCGCTGCCCGCCTCGCCGATCGCCGCGGACGTCCTGGCCCGGCCGCGCACCGAGCTGACCGCCTACCTGGCGACCGACGGCTACTTCCCGGCCGGGCTGCCGGTGCTACGCCAGGCCATCGCCGATCAGTACACCCGCGACGGGCTGCCGACCCGCTCGCAGCAGATCCTCGTCACCTCCGGGGCCCAGCAGGCCACCTGGCTGGCGGTCACCAGCCTGGCCGGAAGCGGCGACCTGGTGCTGACCGAGGAACCGACCTATCGCGGCGCGCTGGAGGTGCTCCGCTCCACCGACGCGCGGGCCGAGGGCATTCCGCTCGCCGGCGGCGGGCTCGACGTCGAGCAGGTGCGGCACGCGTTGAGCCGCAAACCCCAGGCCCTGTTCTGCCAGACCGCGATCCACAACCCGACCGGTCGGAGCATGAAGGACGGGAGCCGCACCGAGCTGGCCACCCTGATCAACGACGCGGGGCTCACCACCATCGAGGACACCTGCTCGGCGGATCTGACGCTCGCCGGTCCTCCGGTCGCCCGCACGCTGGCCGGGCTCGTCGACCCCGAGCTGCTGGTGACCGTCGGCAGCACCTCGAAGCTGTTCTGGGGCGGCGTCCGCATCGGCTGGATCCGGGCGAGCGAGACCCGCATCCACGGGCTGGTCGAGCTGCGAAAGGCCGTCGACCTCGCGTCGTCGGTCGCCGACCAGCTCGTCGCCGTCGAGTTGATCGCGCGCACCGACCTGGCCCGGCACCAGCGTCGCACCATGCTGACCGAGGCGCTGGCGGCCACCGAGGCGGAGTTGCGGTGCGCCTATCCCGACTGGCACTGGAACCCGATCGACGGCGGCTCGGGCCTCTGGGTCGACACCGGCCAGGACGCCGTCGCCCTGGCCGAGCGCGGCAAGCGGGCCGGCGTCCGGGTGGCCGCGGGCCCCGGTTTTTCCACGTACGACGGACAACGCACGTTCCTGCGGCTACCGGTCTGGCACGAGCCGACCATGCTGCGGGCCGGACTGACCGCACTCTCGTCCTAG
- a CDS encoding phosphoenolpyruvate hydrolase family protein: MRQAVLEQFRASVAAGRPLIGGGAGTGITAKSAEAGGIDLLIIYNSGRFRMAGRGSLSGLLPYGDANAIVLEMANEVLPVVSRTPVLAGVCGTDPFRVMPHFLRQVRDLGFAGVQNFPTVGLIDGVFRANLEETGMGFGLEVDMIRAAHELDLLTAPYVFDEEQAADMARAGADILVPHMGLTTSGTIGAQTALSLEDAAQRVQALADAARRVNPDILCLCHGGPIAEPADAQYVLDHTEGVVGFFGASSIERLPTEVGIRRQTEDFKALTFNF, translated from the coding sequence ATGAGGCAGGCCGTTCTGGAGCAGTTCCGGGCGTCGGTTGCGGCCGGACGGCCGTTGATCGGCGGAGGGGCCGGAACCGGGATCACGGCGAAGTCGGCCGAGGCCGGTGGGATCGATCTGCTGATCATCTACAACTCGGGCCGGTTCCGGATGGCCGGACGGGGTTCGCTGTCGGGTCTGCTGCCCTACGGGGACGCGAACGCGATCGTGCTCGAGATGGCCAACGAGGTGCTTCCGGTCGTGTCCCGGACGCCGGTGCTCGCCGGGGTGTGCGGCACCGACCCGTTCCGGGTGATGCCGCACTTCCTGCGCCAGGTTCGCGACCTGGGGTTCGCCGGGGTGCAGAACTTCCCGACCGTCGGGCTGATCGACGGGGTGTTCCGCGCGAACCTCGAGGAGACCGGGATGGGCTTCGGACTCGAGGTCGACATGATCCGGGCCGCCCACGAGCTGGACCTGCTCACCGCGCCGTACGTGTTCGACGAGGAACAGGCCGCCGACATGGCCCGGGCCGGCGCCGACATCCTGGTGCCGCACATGGGGCTGACGACGTCGGGGACGATCGGGGCGCAGACCGCTCTGTCGCTGGAGGACGCGGCGCAACGCGTCCAAGCGCTCGCCGACGCCGCTCGCCGGGTGAACCCCGACATCCTGTGCCTGTGCCACGGCGGCCCGATCGCCGAGCCCGCGGACGCGCAGTACGTGTTGGATCACACCGAGGGTGTGGTCGGCTTCTTCGGTGCCTCGTCGATCGAGCGCCTCCCCACCGAGGTCGGCATCCGCCGCCAAACCGAGGATTTCAAAGCCCTGACGTTCAACTTTTGA
- a CDS encoding helix-turn-helix transcriptional regulator, which produces MRADRLVATLLLLQARGRITAADLAAELETSVATARRDLEALSAAGIPVYPQPGRGGGWSLVGGARTDLSGLSAPEAQALFLLVGPAAAVSDDAKTALRKLVQALPRTFRADAEAAAGATMIDSTRWGERDRSRPARVDELQTAIVRRRKVRLVYVNGRRERTERLVDPWGLVDKDDIWYLIAGTANGRRTFRVDRILDAEPIEEPSTRPDDFALAEAWAEVVGEVEERRSRTWATVTIATRFVPILRDHFGRHCHVRSEADDRSTVRVGAPTPLDIARNLAGWGGQVEVLEPEPVRAQLARIGSELAALYRER; this is translated from the coding sequence ATGCGCGCCGACCGCCTCGTGGCCACCCTGCTGCTGCTCCAGGCCCGCGGCCGGATCACCGCGGCCGACCTCGCCGCCGAGCTCGAGACCAGCGTCGCCACGGCCCGCCGGGACCTCGAGGCGCTCTCCGCCGCCGGTATCCCCGTCTATCCCCAGCCCGGCCGCGGCGGGGGCTGGTCGCTCGTCGGGGGTGCGCGCACCGACCTGAGCGGTCTCTCCGCGCCCGAAGCCCAGGCGCTGTTCCTCCTGGTGGGGCCGGCCGCGGCGGTGTCCGACGATGCGAAGACCGCGCTGCGCAAACTCGTCCAGGCGCTGCCCAGGACATTCCGCGCCGACGCCGAAGCGGCCGCAGGCGCCACGATGATCGACAGCACCCGATGGGGCGAGCGGGACCGCAGCCGACCGGCTCGCGTCGACGAACTGCAGACCGCGATCGTCCGGAGGCGCAAGGTCCGGCTGGTCTACGTCAACGGCCGCCGCGAACGCACCGAGCGGCTGGTGGACCCGTGGGGGCTCGTCGACAAAGACGACATCTGGTACCTGATCGCCGGCACCGCGAACGGCCGGCGGACGTTCCGCGTCGACCGGATCCTCGACGCGGAACCGATCGAGGAGCCGAGCACCCGTCCGGACGACTTCGCCCTGGCCGAGGCCTGGGCCGAGGTGGTCGGCGAGGTGGAGGAACGCCGGTCGCGCACCTGGGCGACGGTCACCATCGCGACCAGGTTCGTGCCGATCCTGCGCGACCACTTCGGTCGCCACTGCCACGTGCGGAGCGAGGCCGACGACCGCTCGACCGTCCGCGTCGGCGCCCCCACCCCGCTCGACATCGCCCGCAATCTGGCCGGCTGGGGCGGTCAGGTCGAGGTGCTCGAGCCCGAGCCGGTCCGGGCCCAGCTGGCCCGGATCGGCTCGGAACTGGCGGCCCTCTACCGGGAGAGGTAG
- a CDS encoding TetR/AcrR family transcriptional regulator — protein MRPTDPRVERSRQAMLAAARELLLHHGPGAVTHQRVAEQAGVGRATVYRHWSRAEELLLATMPGADLPYFRDPQSPVRTWLFGELRRLADEMVQPEVAAVTLTLMHGALWDADIARQRDASVANITERIGAALTLARASGEAVVAVDDAVAAAVLIGPLVYRTAMQTAPVPDQLLEAALDAVFDFKGA, from the coding sequence GTGAGACCCACCGATCCCCGCGTCGAGCGCAGCCGCCAGGCGATGCTCGCGGCCGCGCGTGAGCTGCTGCTCCACCACGGGCCCGGCGCGGTGACCCACCAGCGGGTCGCCGAGCAGGCCGGCGTCGGCCGGGCCACGGTCTACCGGCACTGGTCGCGGGCCGAAGAGCTCCTGCTGGCCACGATGCCCGGTGCCGACCTGCCCTACTTCCGCGACCCGCAGTCGCCGGTGCGGACCTGGCTCTTCGGGGAGCTCCGGCGGCTGGCCGACGAGATGGTCCAGCCGGAGGTGGCCGCCGTGACACTCACGCTGATGCACGGTGCGCTCTGGGATGCCGACATCGCGCGGCAGCGTGACGCCTCGGTCGCGAACATCACCGAGCGGATCGGGGCCGCGCTGACGCTCGCCCGCGCGTCCGGCGAAGCCGTCGTCGCGGTCGACGACGCGGTCGCCGCGGCTGTGTTGATCGGGCCCCTGGTCTACCGCACCGCGATGCAGACCGCCCCCGTACCCGACCAGCTCCTGGAAGCAGCGCTCGACGCCGTATTTGACTTC
- a CDS encoding class I SAM-dependent DNA methyltransferase, with protein sequence MTQIERTRAGYDAIAAEYADHFAGDDLGTRPIDRAFVAAFAELVIADSGAGARVVDVGSGPGDQTAFLHAMGLKPTGIDLSARMVAVARERHPYLEFEVGSMLALNRPDASLPGLSAMWSIIHVPDELLSTAIGEFARVLAPGGHALLIFQTDGETRHFDELFGIPVDLDYLRHPVERVVELLEAAGLRVHTRMRREPDETMTAPHAFLLARKTR encoded by the coding sequence ATGACGCAGATCGAACGAACGCGAGCCGGGTACGACGCGATCGCGGCCGAGTACGCCGACCACTTCGCCGGTGACGACCTGGGCACCCGCCCGATCGACCGCGCGTTCGTGGCCGCGTTCGCGGAGCTCGTCATCGCCGATTCCGGCGCCGGGGCGCGGGTCGTCGACGTCGGGAGCGGCCCCGGTGACCAGACCGCGTTCCTCCACGCGATGGGCCTGAAACCCACCGGCATCGACCTCTCCGCACGGATGGTCGCGGTGGCCCGCGAACGTCACCCGTACCTCGAGTTCGAGGTCGGCTCGATGCTCGCGCTGAACCGGCCCGACGCGTCGCTGCCCGGCCTCTCCGCGATGTGGTCGATCATCCACGTTCCCGACGAACTGCTGTCGACGGCGATCGGCGAGTTCGCCCGGGTCCTGGCACCGGGCGGCCACGCGCTGCTGATCTTCCAGACCGACGGCGAGACGCGGCACTTCGACGAGTTGTTCGGCATCCCGGTCGACCTCGACTACCTGCGTCACCCGGTCGAACGCGTGGTGGAGCTGCTGGAGGCCGCCGGCCTGCGCGTCCACACCCGGATGCGCCGCGAGCCCGACGAGACGATGACCGCACCGCACGCGTTCCTGCTCGCCCGCAAGACACGCTGA
- a CDS encoding protein-tyrosine phosphatase family protein, with protein MTGVVELPSGARVRGRRMRDVPDTPADFLIALVPGPLPAWPHRRIVWPDFWVPRDRADAIDALSEALTKAHDGAFVEVACMGGRGRTGTALAALAVLDGMPAGDAVAWVRGAYHRKAVETPWQARWVRSLGTN; from the coding sequence ATGACTGGCGTCGTAGAACTGCCGTCGGGGGCCCGGGTGCGTGGGCGCCGGATGCGTGACGTGCCCGACACTCCGGCGGACTTCCTGATCGCGCTGGTACCCGGGCCGCTACCGGCCTGGCCGCACCGCCGGATCGTCTGGCCCGACTTCTGGGTCCCGCGCGATCGGGCCGACGCGATCGACGCGCTGAGCGAGGCGCTGACGAAGGCGCACGACGGGGCGTTCGTCGAGGTGGCGTGCATGGGCGGGCGAGGCCGGACCGGTACCGCGCTGGCGGCGCTCGCGGTGCTGGACGGGATGCCCGCGGGCGACGCGGTGGCGTGGGTGCGAGGTGCCTACCACCGCAAGGCGGTCGAGACCCCCTGGCAGGCGCGGTGGGTGCGCTCCCTCGGGACGAACTGA
- a CDS encoding putative quinol monooxygenase: MVIVAGQIVVEASDREAYLAGCVRVVELARAAEGCLDFSIAADLVEPGRINVFERWESQQAVEAFRGSGPDGDQSAAMLSASVAEYDVAGIRSLT; this comes from the coding sequence ATGGTGATCGTGGCTGGGCAGATCGTGGTGGAGGCTTCCGACCGGGAGGCCTATCTCGCGGGGTGCGTGCGTGTCGTGGAGTTGGCGCGGGCCGCGGAGGGGTGTCTCGACTTCTCGATCGCGGCGGATCTGGTCGAGCCGGGGCGGATCAACGTCTTCGAGCGGTGGGAGTCCCAGCAGGCCGTCGAAGCGTTCCGCGGCAGCGGACCCGACGGCGACCAGTCGGCCGCGATGCTCTCCGCCTCGGTGGCCGAGTACGACGTCGCGGGCATCCGCTCGCTCACCTGA
- a CDS encoding SDR family NAD(P)-dependent oxidoreductase has protein sequence MISMVTGATGGMGRVIVRELARRGGTVIAVARSRVEFEPKNVEVMTADLSSLAEVRRLAAEFTAKHDALHLLVNNAGAHFRHRAISADGVEMHIAVNHLGGFRLTNLLRPALRAGAPARVVNVVSAAMTDTRQVKIRRRPRPVSLEPAELPDLNGERGFEPFTAYARAKLLTLMAGYHLAETVDGVTVNAVNPGLAGTKIVDDMMPTFMRPFGGLVKRSLLTPEQSAAFILRVATSPDLDGVTGRYFDRDVEARSPEISYDRALREWVWNSSLEFSEAR, from the coding sequence ATGATCAGCATGGTCACCGGGGCGACCGGTGGGATGGGTCGAGTCATCGTCCGGGAGCTGGCCCGGCGCGGCGGCACCGTGATCGCCGTCGCGCGGAGCCGCGTGGAGTTCGAGCCGAAGAACGTCGAGGTCATGACCGCGGACCTGTCCTCGCTGGCCGAGGTCCGCCGGCTCGCCGCCGAGTTCACCGCGAAGCACGACGCGCTGCACCTGCTGGTCAACAACGCGGGCGCGCACTTCCGCCACCGCGCGATCAGCGCCGACGGCGTCGAGATGCACATCGCGGTCAACCACCTCGGCGGGTTCCGGCTGACGAACCTGCTGCGTCCGGCGCTGCGGGCCGGGGCACCGGCGCGGGTGGTCAACGTCGTCTCGGCCGCGATGACCGACACGCGCCAGGTGAAGATCCGCCGCCGCCCGCGGCCGGTGTCGCTGGAGCCGGCCGAGCTGCCGGATCTCAACGGCGAGCGGGGGTTCGAGCCGTTCACCGCGTACGCGCGGGCCAAGTTACTGACCTTGATGGCCGGCTACCACCTGGCCGAGACCGTGGACGGCGTCACCGTCAACGCGGTGAACCCCGGCCTGGCCGGCACCAAGATCGTCGACGACATGATGCCGACGTTCATGCGGCCGTTCGGCGGCCTGGTCAAACGTTCGCTGCTGACGCCGGAGCAGAGCGCGGCGTTCATCCTCCGCGTCGCGACGTCACCGGACTTGGACGGCGTCACCGGGCGCTACTTCGACCGCGACGTCGAGGCCCGGTCTCCGGAGATCTCCTACGACCGGGCGCTGCGTGAATGGGTCTGGAACAGCTCGCTGGAGTTCAGCGAGGCACGCTGA
- a CDS encoding Tm-1-like ATP-binding domain-containing protein has product MATVALLGTFDTKGDEYSWLRDRLSGAGVDVVAIDVGSFSSSTLADVHSDDVLRAAGADPDTLRERRDRGEMMSAMGAGAAVVVRRLFDEGRLHGLLAVGGSGGSSVAAPAMQALPIGVPKLLVSTMASGDVQPYVGEVDATLMYSVVDVAGINSVSEAVLGNAAAGIAGMARAYADRVPAADRKPLVGLTMFGVTTPAADEARERLTDLGYEVLVFHATGTGGRAMEKLVESGLLAGVCDLTTTELCDDLVGGVLSAGPSRLEIAGQLGLPQVVSVGALDMVNFGPRETVPPQFEDRNLFVHNPTVTLMRTTPAEMAELGRRIAGKLAAATGPTALFLPLRGVSAIDVDGGPFRDAAADEALFDALRAGLAGSGVSVHERDAAINDAGFGAAAAEALHGYIKGASA; this is encoded by the coding sequence ATGGCGACCGTGGCGTTGCTCGGCACGTTCGACACCAAAGGCGACGAGTACTCGTGGCTGCGTGACCGCCTCAGCGGGGCCGGCGTCGACGTCGTCGCCATCGACGTCGGCTCCTTCTCGAGCAGCACGCTCGCCGACGTTCACTCCGACGACGTGCTGCGCGCTGCCGGTGCGGACCCCGACACGCTTCGGGAACGCCGCGACCGCGGCGAGATGATGAGCGCGATGGGCGCCGGTGCGGCCGTGGTCGTCCGCCGGTTGTTCGACGAGGGCCGCCTGCACGGGTTGCTCGCCGTGGGTGGCTCGGGTGGGTCGTCGGTGGCCGCGCCCGCGATGCAGGCGCTGCCGATCGGCGTTCCCAAACTGCTCGTGTCGACGATGGCCAGCGGCGACGTCCAGCCGTACGTGGGCGAGGTCGACGCGACGCTGATGTACTCGGTCGTGGACGTGGCCGGGATCAACTCGGTCTCCGAGGCCGTCCTGGGCAACGCGGCCGCGGGTATCGCCGGCATGGCTCGCGCGTACGCCGATCGCGTTCCGGCCGCAGACCGGAAGCCGCTCGTCGGCCTGACGATGTTCGGCGTCACCACCCCGGCCGCCGACGAGGCCCGCGAGCGCCTCACCGACCTCGGCTACGAGGTACTCGTCTTCCACGCGACCGGCACGGGCGGCCGGGCGATGGAGAAACTCGTGGAGTCGGGTCTGCTCGCCGGCGTCTGCGACCTCACCACGACCGAGCTGTGCGACGACCTGGTCGGAGGAGTGCTCAGCGCCGGACCGTCGCGGCTGGAGATCGCCGGGCAGCTCGGCCTGCCCCAGGTGGTGAGCGTCGGCGCGCTCGACATGGTGAACTTCGGCCCGCGCGAGACCGTGCCGCCGCAGTTCGAAGACCGGAACCTGTTCGTGCACAACCCCACGGTGACGCTCATGCGGACGACGCCGGCCGAGATGGCGGAGCTGGGGCGTCGCATCGCCGGCAAGCTCGCCGCCGCCACCGGGCCGACCGCCCTGTTCCTGCCGTTGCGTGGGGTGAGCGCGATCGACGTCGACGGTGGCCCGTTCCGGGATGCGGCCGCGGACGAAGCGCTGTTCGACGCGCTGCGAGCGGGGCTGGCGGGGTCCGGCGTGTCCGTTCACGAGCGGGATGCGGCAATCAACGACGCTGGGTTCGGCGCCGCGGCGGCGGAGGCGTTGCACGGGTACATCAAGGGAGCATCCGCATGA
- a CDS encoding SRPBCC family protein: MARSYYSTVFEHDAAAVWAVARDFNGLATWWSEACSESNIEDGKAADQVGAVRAFRLGEATIRERLLALSDLERTYSYEFVGTPPFPVTDYIATLRVTPVSDGRSFLEYSAVFESDEAARWTAFFPAEVFGPALEALGSYLSR, from the coding sequence ATGGCCCGGTCGTACTACAGCACCGTGTTCGAGCACGACGCCGCCGCCGTCTGGGCGGTGGCACGCGACTTCAACGGCCTGGCGACCTGGTGGTCCGAGGCCTGCAGCGAGAGCAACATCGAGGACGGCAAGGCCGCTGACCAGGTCGGGGCCGTGCGGGCCTTCCGGCTCGGCGAGGCCACTATTCGGGAACGTCTGCTGGCGCTGTCCGACCTCGAGCGCACCTACAGCTACGAGTTCGTCGGCACGCCGCCGTTCCCGGTGACCGACTACATCGCGACGCTCCGCGTCACGCCGGTCTCGGACGGCCGCTCGTTCCTCGAGTACAGCGCGGTGTTCGAGTCGGACGAGGCCGCGCGCTGGACCGCGTTCTTCCCGGCCGAGGTGTTCGGGCCCGCGCTCGAGGCGCTGGGGTCCTACCTCTCCCGGTAG
- a CDS encoding DUF6510 family protein codes for MDNDYGYVDGNAAAGPLQELLAVEATTVRGQCTTCGRTSMLADTRVYFGGPGLVMRCRGCGSELLSVVTTPTSTRLDVSGLTCLTFPLDA; via the coding sequence GTGGACAACGACTACGGGTACGTCGACGGCAACGCCGCCGCAGGCCCGTTACAGGAACTGCTGGCGGTGGAGGCCACCACCGTGCGGGGGCAGTGCACCACCTGCGGCCGGACGTCGATGCTCGCCGACACCCGCGTGTACTTCGGCGGTCCGGGCCTGGTGATGCGGTGCCGGGGCTGCGGCTCGGAGCTACTGAGCGTCGTCACCACACCGACGTCGACCCGGCTGGACGTCAGCGGTCTGACCTGCCTGACCTTCCCGCTCGACGCCTGA
- a CDS encoding VOC family protein, which produces MLRGLTTITYFADDVPAAVAWYSTLLGVEPYFARPVEGPPAYVEFRLGDYQHELGLLDRRFAPPTAPGAGVVAYWAVDDVEAAYARLLELGATEHDKPTERGPGFVTASVVDPFGNVLGVMFNQHYLDVLATR; this is translated from the coding sequence ATGCTGCGAGGACTCACCACGATCACGTACTTCGCCGACGACGTGCCGGCGGCGGTGGCCTGGTACTCGACGCTGCTCGGCGTCGAACCGTACTTCGCGCGGCCGGTCGAAGGCCCGCCGGCTTACGTCGAGTTCCGCCTCGGCGACTACCAGCACGAACTCGGTCTGCTCGACCGCCGTTTCGCACCGCCGACGGCCCCCGGCGCGGGCGTGGTGGCGTACTGGGCCGTGGACGACGTCGAGGCCGCCTACGCGCGGCTGCTCGAGCTCGGCGCCACCGAACACGACAAGCCCACCGAGCGCGGCCCCGGCTTCGTCACCGCGTCGGTCGTCGATCCGTTCGGCAACGTTCTCGGCGTGATGTTCAACCAGCACTACCTGGACGTGCTGGCGACCCGCTGA
- a CDS encoding AbrB family transcriptional regulator, protein MVWIPIAAAVALLALALGAVGLPSATLFAALLVGVVVAVRPFARRPRPEAVVVVGADDEEATTRVELPELANRIAQACVGVLTGALVQPSALGSLASDWLVVLAAVLATLLVSLAAGALLGLHRDVDTVTGSFALIAGGASGLTAISRDLGADQRVVAVVQYLRVLVIVVSMPIVAGTLPAGDGTGSELTPGHGSLVFTAVCVVVGVVLARLLPRVPALSLLGPMVLSAVLTVTGFAHGATVPTAIEQVAYAIIGLQVGLSFTRESLRSVRRLLPLAITLVLVLIVATAAVGIPLLSLAGASPLDGYLATTPGGLYAVLATATSTGADTTLILTVQILRLLVMLLLAPLIATLLSKRMRHPR, encoded by the coding sequence ATGGTCTGGATCCCGATCGCCGCCGCAGTCGCGCTCCTGGCGTTGGCGCTCGGCGCCGTCGGGCTCCCGTCCGCGACGCTCTTCGCCGCGCTGCTCGTCGGCGTCGTGGTCGCCGTCCGACCCTTCGCCCGTCGGCCTCGGCCGGAGGCCGTCGTCGTCGTCGGCGCCGACGACGAGGAAGCGACCACCCGGGTCGAGCTGCCCGAACTGGCGAACCGGATCGCCCAAGCGTGTGTCGGCGTGCTGACCGGTGCGCTGGTGCAGCCGAGCGCGCTGGGCTCGCTCGCGAGCGACTGGCTGGTCGTTCTCGCCGCGGTCCTCGCCACGCTGCTGGTGAGCCTCGCCGCCGGTGCGCTGCTCGGCCTGCACCGCGACGTCGACACCGTCACGGGCTCGTTCGCTCTGATCGCCGGGGGCGCGTCCGGGCTCACCGCGATCAGCCGGGACCTCGGCGCCGACCAGCGGGTCGTCGCGGTCGTCCAGTACCTGCGGGTGCTCGTCATCGTGGTCTCGATGCCGATCGTGGCCGGAACGCTCCCGGCCGGCGACGGAACCGGCTCCGAACTGACCCCTGGCCACGGAAGCCTGGTGTTCACGGCCGTCTGCGTCGTCGTCGGTGTGGTGCTGGCCCGGCTGCTGCCCCGGGTGCCCGCGCTCTCGCTACTCGGGCCGATGGTGCTGTCTGCGGTGCTGACCGTCACCGGCTTCGCGCACGGGGCCACCGTCCCCACCGCGATCGAACAGGTCGCCTACGCGATCATCGGACTCCAGGTGGGGCTGTCGTTCACCCGCGAGAGCCTGCGCTCGGTCCGCCGCCTGCTCCCGCTCGCGATCACGTTGGTGCTGGTGCTGATCGTGGCCACGGCCGCGGTCGGTATCCCGCTGCTGAGCCTCGCCGGCGCGTCCCCGCTCGACGGCTATCTCGCGACCACCCCCGGCGGGCTCTACGCCGTGCTGGCCACCGCGACCAGCACCGGCGCCGACACGACGCTGATCCTCACCGTGCAGATCCTGCGGTTGCTCGTCATGCTTCTGCTCGCCCCGTTGATCGCGACGCTGCTGAGCAAGAGAATGAGGCATCCCAGGTGA